The Marinitoga litoralis genomic interval TCTTTTTAATTTAAGCACATCGTATCCTAAAGCTTTGAACATTAATCTTATTTGCCTTTTTTTCCCTTCATGAATACTTAAAGTAATTTCTGAATATTTACCCTTTTTTTGAACTTTTTCTATAGTAGCTGGTTGTGTTTTATATCCGCCCTCAATAACAATGCCATTTTCTAATATTTCTAAATCTTTCTTATTTATATGTTTGTTTACTAAAACTTTATATGTTTTGTATATTTTATGTTTTGGATGCAATAATAAATTAGCCAAATCACCATCATTAGTTAATAACATGAGTCCAGAGGTGTTATAATCTAGTCTTCCAACATGAAAAACATGTTCTTTTATTTTTCCTTTTATTAAATCTGATATTGTCTTTCTACCTCTATCATCTTTTAGTGCAGACAAATATCCTACAGGTTTATGTATCAAATAATATACGTAAACATCTGTTTCGTGAATTTTCTCTTTTACATGTATTTTTTTATCGTATATTTCTATAATATCTTCTTCAACAACTTTAAACCATGGTTCTCTAATTACTTCACCATTTACTTTTACTTTTCCTGATACAATTAAATTTCCAATTTCTCTTCTTGATCCTTCACCTATTTTCTGGAGAAATGTCTGAAGTTTTATCAATTTTAGCACCTCTTAATTCATTTATTGTTTTTTCAGGTAATAGTTCAAAAAACATATCTGATAATACATAAACAAAACGATTTTTAGTGTTTTCTTTTCTTTTTTTTATAATTAATCCCATTTCCAATAATTTTTTCACTTGATTATACGATGATTTTCCCCTGGATTTTTCTATTTCAGTTACTGAAGAAGGACCATTCAATAATAATATAGCAAGTATTTCAAATTGAGATTCTGTTAAAGAAAAAGTTCTAGGTTTAGGGTTTAATATAGATTTTATTTCATTTTTAATAGTAAATCTATATTTCCCTTCAAAGGTCTCTAACTCAATTCCGTGAATTTCAGAATTATAATGTTCCCAAATATCAATTAATACAGCATTTATTTTTTCTTCAGTTTCATTTAATTTTTCTGCTATTTCTTTTGAACTAAAACCAGAAGGTTTTGAAAAAAGCATAGCTTCAATAATTGGCATCAAATGCTTATCCTGCATTTATAGGCACCTCTTCTTTATTTTTTATAAATTCATATTTTTCGTTTATATAATGTATTCCATTTCTAACAAGTGTTAAAGAGGCTAAGAAATACACTATAAATTTTAATCTTTCGCGGTTAGAATAATTATACAATTCTTGTAAAGTGAATTTTTCTTTTTCTTTTAATTCTTCTAATGCTTCTTCAACTGTAAAATATTCTCTTAAAATTTCAAGTTTTTGTTGTATTTTTACATAATCATTCATATAAAATTCTAATTGTTCATGAATTTTATTCTTATCAAATCGTGCAGATTTCACTTTAATTGGTTGTTTGAAATTATTTTTACCAAAATCTTTTTGTATTTTTTCAATTGCTTCTTTTATTTTTTCATAATCTTCAATAATGTTATACAGTGTATTTCTTTGTCTAGTAAACTCCTTATCTTCTTCTGATCTAGGCAATAATTCTTTTGATTTCAATAATGTCAAATATGACGCAATTCTTAAGAATTCGCCCAAATCATCCAAATTATCATAATTACTTTCTATATAATTGTTAAAAATATCAGCAATTTTTGACACAGATAATAACCTTACGGGTATTTTCTTTTCTTTTATTAATTCAACTAATACCTCAAAAGGTCCTGAAAAAATGTCTAATTCTATATTTAAATCTGCAAGCACTTATATCACCACCTAAGGTTCATTGCCTCCCTAACTTCTTCTAGAGTTTTTTTGGCTACTTCGGAAGCTTTTTTATTACCTTCATGAATAACATTTAAAACATCTTCATCAGATATTTTACTATATTTTTCCCATATAGGTTTTAATCTTTCTTCCATATTTTTAAGCAATAATTTTTTACATTGAACACAACCTATTTCAGCGTTTTTACAACCTTTTACTACCCAATCTAATTCTTCTTGATTGAATGTAAATGCTTTATGATAATCCCAAACAGGGCATTTTTCTGGATCTCCAGGGTCAGTTCTTCTCATTCTTGCGGGATCAGTCATCATTGGCATAATTTTATTTTTTAAACTCTCTGAATTTTCATCTATCATTATAATATTACCATAACTCTTTGACATTTTCCTTCCATCTGTACCAGGAAGTTTAGGAATTCTTGTTACAATTGGATCTGGTTCAGGAAATACTTCTTTATATAGATTATTAAATCGTCTAGCAATTTCCCTACTTAATTCAATATGATATAGTTGATCTTCTCCTACAGGAACAGCATTAGCTTTGTAAATTAATATATCAGCAGTTTGTAAGACTGGATATGTTAAAAATCCAGCTGTAGATAAATCTCTATTACTTAGATTATCTTTTAATTCTTTATATGTAGGAATTCTTTCTAATCTACTTACAGAAACTAACATATTAAATAATAAATATAATTCTGCGTGTTCTTTAATTGCAGATTGAACAAAAATAGTTGATTTTTCAGGGTCTATTCCTGCTGCCAAATATCCTCTAACTATATCAAGTGTAGATTGATATATAATATGACTTTCTTCCTTATGTGTTGTTAATGCATGCCAATCAGCTACAAAAAAGAAGGTTTCATTACCTTCATCTTGTAGTTTTTTCCAATCTTCTAAAACTAAAACATGTCCTAAATGTAATTTACCTGTTGCACGCATACCACTTAATATTCTCACAAAATCTCCTCCTTTTTGCATATACTGCTTTAATTTTATCACATTTTGTGGTATTATATAATAAGAATAATAAATTTTCAAGGAGGTTGTTTAAATGTCTGAAAAAATTCAAAGAAAAGGTTCAAATAATTTTGTTATTATAGCTCTACTTTTTATAGCTGGAATTAGTATTATTAAT includes:
- a CDS encoding pseudouridine synthase; the encoded protein is MIKLQTFLQKIGEGSRREIGNLIVSGKVKVNGEVIREPWFKVVEEDIIEIYDKKIHVKEKIHETDVYVYYLIHKPVGYLSALKDDRGRKTISDLIKGKIKEHVFHVGRLDYNTSGLMLLTNDGDLANLLLHPKHKIYKTYKVLVNKHINKKDLEILENGIVIEGGYKTQPATIEKVQKKGKYSEITLSIHEGKKRQIRLMFKALGYDVLKLKRIKFGPWTIDEVRNPGDIKKLNSKEVEKFKQYLKS
- a CDS encoding segregation/condensation protein A; its protein translation is MLADLNIELDIFSGPFEVLVELIKEKKIPVRLLSVSKIADIFNNYIESNYDNLDDLGEFLRIASYLTLLKSKELLPRSEEDKEFTRQRNTLYNIIEDYEKIKEAIEKIQKDFGKNNFKQPIKVKSARFDKNKIHEQLEFYMNDYVKIQQKLEILREYFTVEEALEELKEKEKFTLQELYNYSNRERLKFIVYFLASLTLVRNGIHYINEKYEFIKNKEEVPINAG
- the scpB gene encoding SMC-Scp complex subunit ScpB; this translates as MQDKHLMPIIEAMLFSKPSGFSSKEIAEKLNETEEKINAVLIDIWEHYNSEIHGIELETFEGKYRFTIKNEIKSILNPKPRTFSLTESQFEILAILLLNGPSSVTEIEKSRGKSSYNQVKKLLEMGLIIKKRKENTKNRFVYVLSDMFFELLPEKTINELRGAKIDKTSDISPENR
- the trpS gene encoding tryptophan--tRNA ligase, whose translation is MRILSGMRATGKLHLGHVLVLEDWKKLQDEGNETFFFVADWHALTTHKEESHIIYQSTLDIVRGYLAAGIDPEKSTIFVQSAIKEHAELYLLFNMLVSVSRLERIPTYKELKDNLSNRDLSTAGFLTYPVLQTADILIYKANAVPVGEDQLYHIELSREIARRFNNLYKEVFPEPDPIVTRIPKLPGTDGRKMSKSYGNIIMIDENSESLKNKIMPMMTDPARMRRTDPGDPEKCPVWDYHKAFTFNQEELDWVVKGCKNAEIGCVQCKKLLLKNMEERLKPIWEKYSKISDEDVLNVIHEGNKKASEVAKKTLEEVREAMNLRW